cagaacatgccaagacgcaggagtctGTTTACCGGCCGAGCCTCGCTGGTCCCTccacccgcccgaacgggcccgcattagtcgggtgccgccggtcgggcaaggtggggactagtggcagcggttcggtgccagctgcactgggtcggaggtggttctggtctgcaattcatgacgtgaattgaattcaaacaacatgctgtttacagtcataacgctttttctttacttttatttcttccagggggtcaaaaacccaccatcaatatcaaggtttgaaataaacaacactttctctgctgcttttaagctgaataaatctcttgagcctatggttaacctctctgacaaacaggttgtgcttaaccctttggttcctgatgcttcttctctgtcatccatgttagaggctgaccatctctccagcatgggtgtgaaatcttcaggctgtgatccaccgcttcagtcagaggtctgctttactcgtcagtccgcctcatgcacaagccagcttctttatcggggcgtgatggaaacgtcagccgccgtgaaacacttgtggtctccggacggagctaccatgccatttaaggggtttgtgcccggacatcttgacctttatgtgaatgaccttgtcacttttcagtttgtgacctctgctaatacggtggccaattcctttctcctttcacaggggtgtgacttagtctcgggcctctgtgctctctttcctgtgatttctcttacaggtgaccacgacgacgcagtaaaacctgcggtttccagcagtcctgtggtcagtggcgatattgtaggaggctcggtggttgctgcgatcacctctctcacgggcacgAGATGGCCACCCGGCCCGCGagcagtaggtgcgtgcagtgatgctctgctcggggcccctcctgacaaaaggggggtgccgagtggcactgagttttccgttgcggacttcaggctgttcgggggaaaccctcctccgagcgggcgggtcattgcagaaatcgacactgaccttccaccaattcagctgacaacattgacctccgacccggagttaggtgctgcgccttctacggggcggagttctagtcagtctgtaaatactctggttaaaccgggtttttctgattctgtgtgggaacctccatcattcttgggaataaagtattcttggcttcagttttcaggacagaccatgttcctaaagctagcgtcATGTCTGTCTCTGATTCTAAacttggctaggtttgctttgacacccgtgacacaaccatccttggatcactccttttcagaacctccaagtccaacacatccaggtctttggacatctgaacacctactctttcagcacgattcaggtgacactgtgcatcttcttggtattagggcttttaagagcttaagaactgttctttgttatgcttct
This sequence is a window from Nothobranchius furzeri strain GRZ-AD chromosome 14, NfurGRZ-RIMD1, whole genome shotgun sequence. Protein-coding genes within it:
- the LOC129161886 gene encoding uncharacterized protein, which codes for MGVKSSGCDPPLQSEVCFTRQSASCTSQLLYRGVMETSAAVKHLWSPDGATMPFKGFVPGHLDLYVNDLVTFQFVTSANTVANSFLLSQGCDLVSGLCALFPVISLTGDHDDAVKPAVSSSPVVSGDIVGGSVVAAITSLTGTRWPPGPRAVGACSDALLGAPPDKRGVPSGTEFSVADFRLFGGNPPPSGRVIAEIDTDLPPIQLTTLTSDPELGAAPSTGRSSSQSVNTLVKPGFSDSVWEPPSFLGIKYSWLQFSGQTMFLKLASCLSLILNLARFALTPVTQPSLDHSFSEPPSPTHPGLWTSEHLLFQHDSGDTVHLLGIRAFKSLRTVLCYASPVSQTWHKFEKQKGGGEPPPALRASFSHFQFTTISDHNKVASVKLQPNFEQVKSGSDLTVKPSASLQFQAGPSGKFKQVSLCVHNTRYKQFDNQIAYEPAPTDTSKLVSLWVRNTRFKTLF